Below is a genomic region from Sphingomonas phyllosphaerae.
GGCGAGCTACCGGACCAGGGCGAGCTGGATTCGTTCTCGCGCACGATCACCCGCCACACGATGGTCCACGAGCAGCTCGCGCAATTCTTCCGCGGCTTCCGTCGCGACGCGCACCCGATGGCGATCATGTGCGGCGTGGTCGGCGCGCTGTCGGCCTTCTACCACGATTCGACCGACATTCACGATCCGCAGCAACGCATGATCGCGTCGCACCGGCTGATCGCCAAGATGCCGACGATCGCGGCGATGGCGTACAAGTACAGCGTCGGGCAACCGTTCCTGTATCCGGACAATTCGCTGTCCTACACGGGCAATTTCCTGCGCATGACCTTCGGCGTCCCGGCCGAGCCGTATGTGGTGAACCCGGCGGTCGAGAAGGCGATGGACCGGATCTTCATCCTCCACGCCGATCACGAGCAGAACGCCTCGACCTCGACCGTCCGTCTGGCCGGTTCGTCGGGTGCCAACCCGTTCGCGTGCATCGCGGCGGGCATCGCCTGCCTGTGGGGCCCGGCGCATGGCGGCGCGAACGAGGCGGCGCTCAACATGCTGCACGAGATCGGCACGCCCGAGCGCATCCCCGAGTTCATCGCGCGCGCCAAGGACAAGAACGATCCGTTCCGCCTGATGGGCTTCGGCCACCGCGTCTACAAGAACTACGATCCGCGCGCGACCGTCATGCAGAAGACGGTGCGCGAAGTGTTCGAGGCGCTTAACGTGCAGGACCCGCTGTTCGAGACCGCGCTGCGGCTGGAAGAGATCGCGCTCAACGATCCGTATTTCGTCGAGAAGAAGCTGTTTCCGAACGTCGATTTCTATTCGGGCGTGATCCTCTCGGCGATCGGCTTCCCGACCAGCATGTTCACCGTGCTGTTCGCGCTCGCCCGCACCGTCGGCTGGGTGGCGCAGTGGAACGAGATGATCACCGATCCCGACCAAAAGATCGGCCGTCCGCGCCAGCTCTACACCGGCCCGACGCAGCGCAGCTACGTCCCCGTCAGCCAGCGCTAGGCCCGCATGTTCCGGCTCCGCCCGCTCCTCACCGTCCTCGGCGTGCTCTGCGCGCTCATGGGGGCTCTGTGGATCGCGCAGGGGCTAGGCTATGTGAACTGGCCGCGCTCCAGCTTCATGCTGGGGCGCGGCATATGGGCCGATTACGGCAGCGGCCTAGCGATCTTCGGCTTGCTGCTGATCCTGCTCGCCCGGCGCCTGCGCTGACGCGGCAGGCAGCGCGAGCGTGAAGCACGCGCCTTGGCCGATCTCGCTCTCCACGGTCAGCGATCCGCCCATCGCCTGCGCCAGCCGCCGCGCGATATAGAGGCCCAGGCCGCTGCCGCCCGGCACGCTGTCGTCGCCGCGCACGAACTTCTCGAAAATCCGTGCCTGCTCGTGCACCGCGATCCCGCGCCCCTGATCGCTGATGTTCAGCCGTATCTCCGCGTCGCGAAGCCGCGCGCGCACGCGCACCACCCCGCCCGCAGGCGAATAATCGACCGCGTTGCCCAGCAGGTTGACCACGATCTGCAACACACGCCGGTAATCGCCGCAGGCCGCGATCGTATCGCCGGCGAACGGCGCAATGGTCACCCCGCGTGCCGCCGCGCGCGCGGCCACCAGAACCGTTCCCTCGCGCACGACGGCGACGAGGTCGACCGCATCGCGCGCCACCGCCAGATCGCCGCGTTCGATCGCCTCCATATCGACCAGATCGTCGACCAGCCCCATCAGGTGGCGCCCGGCGCTGGCGATATCCAGCGCATAGTCGCGATAATGTGGATCGAGGCCGCCATCGGCTGCACCGCTGATACTCTCCGCCTGCGCAATGATCGTGCCGAGCGGCTCGCGCAGGGTGCGACGCAGGCGCGCATTGAACGCCGTGGTCAGCCCGTCGCGGATGCCGGCCGCGACCCCGGTGTAGACCCCGCCCACGAACCCGGCGAAGCCGCCCGCGGCGTCGAGTGCCACTCTTGCCGCCAGTGTCACCCGCGCCCCACTCGCGCGCACCATCGCCGACTGCCCCGCGAAGTCGCGCACGTTCGACATCGCCTCCAGCAACGGCATCGCCCCATCGACTCCAGCCTCAAGCACGAATAGCATCGCGATTGGCTGACCCAGCACCGCCACCGGATCGATGCCATGGCGGGCTGCCGCCACCACATCGAGCCGCGTGAGCCGCAGCCCGGCATCGACCTCCCACGACCATGATGCATCGGCGGGCGGCTCGTTCGCGATCGTCGCTGCCGGAGCCAGCGTCGCGCCCGGACGCTCGCGCAACAGGGTGCCTGCCAGTGCGACGGCCCCGCCTTCGTCAGGCACGACGCGAACGTACCAGTCGCCGTCCGTTTCGTCATCGCCGATCGTGATCGTACGCGCGACCGGCACGCGCAGCCCGCGTGCGATCCGCACCAGCGCCGACACTGCCGCCAGCGCCAGTCCACTGTCACGCGGCCCGCTGGCGCGGCCGTTGAGCTCGGCGAACCGTGTATCGGCGCTCAGGACGCGCTCGTCGCTATCGAGCAAGGCATTGAATGCCCCGCGCGTCATGTCCTCGTCCGTTCAACCGACGCGCGCGACGTCAGCGCGTGCACTGCCGCGCGGAAGTCACCGGGCAGCCGCAGGGTCGCGATCGCCTCTGCAGCCACGCCAGGGTCGAGCGCGCCGAGCGGATCGAGCACCTCGATCAACATCGTCAGATCGCGTTCGCGGTCCGCCTCGGACAACAGGAAGCCCGCGCGGGCGATCGTATCGCGATCGAGCCCGGCCGCGCGCAGTGCCAGCCACAGCCGGTCACTCGCCGAATCGAGCACCAGCGACAAGGCCGCTTCGGCATCGACCCCGATCCCGTCGGCCAGCAACGCGGCGAACAATGCGGTGCGCGCGCTCTCCAGCGCGCGCACCATCAGTGCTCCCCGATCGGTTCGCGATGGGGCCAGCGCGCGCACCAGCCGCGCTGCGGCTTCGCCGATCTGACCTTCGTTGGCGCGCGCGATCCGGTGCTGCGCCGCTTCGCACAAGGCGGCGTCCGCCGCTGTTCCACCCGCGGCGCCAAGCCGTTCGCGCAGCGCCGCGGCGACCCACCAGACGATTCGCGCCTGGATCGCCGCCGGCAGCACCGCATGGCGTCCCTCCGAAACCGCCCGGCGCATCCCGTCCGCCAACAGATACTCGCCCGCCGCCGCGCGCTGCGCCGCATCGCCGTTCTGGATCAGCGCAGTGACGATCGTCATCCCCGCATCCGGCGCGCGCTGTGCGGCCAGCGACTCGTCGAGAAGGTCGATGCGTGCCTGCGCGATCAGCGCGGCGATCAAGTCGGCGTCGCGCATCAATCCGGCGTCCAGCAGGCGCGGCCACGCCAACGAACGGTTCGAGCCCAGGATCGCCGCCGCCTCCCGCCGGCCCACTGCCATCAGCGCGCGCGCGGCGTCGCCCGACACATGCTGCTCGACCGCGCAGATCGTCGCCTCGGCCAGTCGCAAGGTGGCCGCGCGGGTTCGATCGTCCAGTCTCCCGGGCTGCGACAGGAAAATGTCCTCGACTGCCACGGCAAGCCGTCGTTCGGCAGCACGCTCGGCGTCGGCGGCATAGGATGCCAACCGCGCCGGGTCGCCCAAAACACTGGCATTGGGGGAGGAAGCCGACATGCTCCCCTCTTATGGCGTGTAAGTTAACGGGCGGCTAAGCCTGCCGTAGCCGCTCCACCGCCGCGATCAGCGTCGCGATCGCATATCCCGCCACGATCCCGATGCCTACCGCCGGGTGGCCGAGCAGCGCGAACAGCGTCAGAAGCGCGAGATAGGCAGGGGCGACGCCCCACCACGGCCGGCGGCTCCCGGCGCTCGCCGCACGCTCACCGACACCCCCTGCCACCAGCGCGAGCAAGGCGAGCAGGCGCGCACTCGTCGACGCAGCGACGCCATCGACGACATGCGCCAGCAACAGCACGGCCAGCGCGGGCGCTATCAGGATCGCGGCACGGTTGGCGCGGAGCAACCCCGGCTCGTCGCGGAAGAGCGCCAGCGCCCCCGCCAGTTCCGCAGCCAGGACGCTCGCCAGCACCAATGCCAGCCCGATCCCCGTGAAGCCTGCACCGACCGTCACCAGCCCCGCCGCCATCGCCGCTCCGGCCGCCGCGCTGCACGCCTCGGTCCCGATGCCCTGCCGCGCGATCCACGGGATCGCCATCCGCGCCAGCGGGCGCAGCACCAGCCGCTCGAACCAGCTCGGCCGCACGGCCATTGACGCCGACAGCACGGCGCGGCCGCGCTCCTCCAGTGCCACGGCGCGGCGTTCGATGCCGTGTCCCATCGCCATATTGTCCAGCCGCAGCGTCACGTGTCGCGCGCCTGCCTGTTCGGCGGCGTGGAGCAAGGTCGATTGCAGGTCGTAATCCTCGGGGAGCCGCGCAGCGTCGGCGACACGCCCGGCGTCGATCCGCGCCACCCCCGCCCAGGCCGCACCACCGCCGACCCGCTCGAACGTCGTCCCGGCCTGCGTGCCCGGCACCACCAGCAGCGCGTCGCCCGCCTCCCCCGCCATGCGGCTGATGACATCCTCGGTCGTGACCAGCCCGTCCGCGATCATCACCACACGCGCCAGCGGATGCAATTTGGCGAGCGCGTCTGCGGCGCTGCGCACGGCATCCACCGCCACGCCCCGCCGTCCGATCCGCGCCATCGCACCGATCAGTTCGGGGGTCAGCCGCGACACCACGACGACGATCTGCGCCACGTCGCACGCCACCAGCAGTCGCGCCTGATATTCGATCAGCGTTGCCGCCGCGAACGGAAGCGTCGCCGCGAGCATCCCGGAGCGATCCTCCGCCTCGTGGGTCGCGAATAACAGGCCAGCAAGCATGGTCATGGCTGTTAGGATGGCCGCGGACGACTGGCAACAATCCCTGACACGACCGGCGCTTGCGCCGAACCGAGCCGCGCCGCGCCTCTGAAACGGGTTTCCGGACGCGGCAAACGTGTTACACCGTTGGAATGAACGGGGGGCCGTCTTCCATTTTCGACATTCGACCAGCAGGCGCCGAGACGCCGGCAGAACAACTCGTCCCGACGCCTTATGCGGAGCCGCAACGTTACGTGACCGATCCCGTCTTCTCCGATGACGAGGACGCCGTGGCGCCGCTGCGTCGTCGTGCCGTGCTGGGCTGGATCGCGATCATACTGGCTGCCGCCTGGGTCGCCGCGTTGCTGTGGATCGCACGCGATGCGTTGGCGACGATGCCGCCGCTGGCGCTGGCGCAATTCGGTGCCGCTGCCGCGACCGTACCGGCGCTGGCCGGGATCATCTGGTTGCTGACGCTCCGCACCAGCGATGCCGAGGCGCGCCGCTTCGGTGCCACCGCGCGCGCGATGCGCAGCGAATCGCTCGCGCTGGAAGGTGCCGTCGCGGCGCTGGGCGAGGAGATCGACGAGCGGCGCACGGCGTTGGCCGAACAGGTGCGACTGCTGACCGCGCTCGGCGATGCGGCGACCGCGCGCCTCACGACGATCGGCGAGGGTCTGTCGAACGAGATCGCGCGGGCCGATGCGCATGCGCGCGCACTGGCGAGCGCTACCGGTCATGCCGCGGATCAGCTGGAGGCGCTGCTCGGTGCCCTGCCGCGTGCGACCGACGAAACCCGCACGCTGGCCGCGACGATCGATCAGGCCGGGCTGGTCGCCTACGAACATAGCGCCGCGCTCGATGCGCAAGTGGCGGCACTCGCCGCGCGCGGACGCGAGGCGGAGAGCGTCGCGGGCGGTGCCGCCGAGAAACTCGCCGCCTATATGCAGCGGATGGAGGCGACCAGCGCCACCGCCGGATTGCGACTGGAAGGCGTCACCTCGGACGCCGCGGTCGCGGTCGATGCGCTGCTCGAACGCACCGCCATCGCCATCGACGAATCGCGCAAGGGCATCGTCGCGCAGGGTGAAGCGATGCTGGCGATGGTCACCGCCAGCCAGCAGGCGCTCGATCACGCCGCACGCGGCAATGCCGAGGCGCTCAGTGAGCGGATCGAACTGGTCGAGGTCGTGATCGAGCGGATCGCG
It encodes:
- the gltA gene encoding citrate synthase yields the protein MTEAAKFTLSGKELDYPVLSGSVGPDVVDIRKLYGQTGAFTYDPGFTSTASCQSKLTYIDGDEGVLLHRGYPIGELAEQSSFMEVCYLLLNGELPDQGELDSFSRTITRHTMVHEQLAQFFRGFRRDAHPMAIMCGVVGALSAFYHDSTDIHDPQQRMIASHRLIAKMPTIAAMAYKYSVGQPFLYPDNSLSYTGNFLRMTFGVPAEPYVVNPAVEKAMDRIFILHADHEQNASTSTVRLAGSSGANPFACIAAGIACLWGPAHGGANEAALNMLHEIGTPERIPEFIARAKDKNDPFRLMGFGHRVYKNYDPRATVMQKTVREVFEALNVQDPLFETALRLEEIALNDPYFVEKKLFPNVDFYSGVILSAIGFPTSMFTVLFALARTVGWVAQWNEMITDPDQKIGRPRQLYTGPTQRSYVPVSQR
- a CDS encoding HAMP domain-containing sensor histidine kinase — its product is MTRGAFNALLDSDERVLSADTRFAELNGRASGPRDSGLALAAVSALVRIARGLRVPVARTITIGDDETDGDWYVRVVPDEGGAVALAGTLLRERPGATLAPAATIANEPPADASWSWEVDAGLRLTRLDVVAAARHGIDPVAVLGQPIAMLFVLEAGVDGAMPLLEAMSNVRDFAGQSAMVRASGARVTLAARVALDAAGGFAGFVGGVYTGVAAGIRDGLTTAFNARLRRTLREPLGTIIAQAESISGAADGGLDPHYRDYALDIASAGRHLMGLVDDLVDMEAIERGDLAVARDAVDLVAVVREGTVLVAARAAARGVTIAPFAGDTIAACGDYRRVLQIVVNLLGNAVDYSPAGGVVRVRARLRDAEIRLNISDQGRGIAVHEQARIFEKFVRGDDSVPGGSGLGLYIARRLAQAMGGSLTVESEIGQGACFTLALPAASAQAPGEQDQQQAEDR
- a CDS encoding DUF2336 domain-containing protein, yielding MSASSPNASVLGDPARLASYAADAERAAERRLAVAVEDIFLSQPGRLDDRTRAATLRLAEATICAVEQHVSGDAARALMAVGRREAAAILGSNRSLAWPRLLDAGLMRDADLIAALIAQARIDLLDESLAAQRAPDAGMTIVTALIQNGDAAQRAAAGEYLLADGMRRAVSEGRHAVLPAAIQARIVWWVAAALRERLGAAGGTAADAALCEAAQHRIARANEGQIGEAAARLVRALAPSRTDRGALMVRALESARTALFAALLADGIGVDAEAALSLVLDSASDRLWLALRAAGLDRDTIARAGFLLSEADRERDLTMLIEVLDPLGALDPGVAAEAIATLRLPGDFRAAVHALTSRASVERTRT